A part of Dehalogenimonas sp. W genomic DNA contains:
- a CDS encoding response regulator transcription factor produces MRLLLIEDDKSLGWTIKSSLDKQHGYVMDWVTNGLEGVEMAEAYEYDLILLDIMLPGQDGFAACRSIRNTGNKTPILMLTARSREDDRVRGLDLGADDYLVKPFSYPELFARIRALIRRAGNQYDSVITAGLLVMDTAARKVVYDGKQIELTAREYAVLEYLSLNKGNVVTREMLEHQLWDCESGAFSNVIEVMICHIRRKLCPSGERETVVKTVKGLGYVIRDS; encoded by the coding sequence ATGCGCTTATTACTAATTGAGGACGATAAGAGCCTGGGCTGGACAATCAAGTCCAGTCTGGACAAACAGCACGGCTATGTTATGGACTGGGTAACCAATGGCCTTGAAGGCGTTGAGATGGCCGAGGCTTACGAATATGACCTCATCCTGCTGGACATCATGCTGCCGGGGCAGGATGGCTTTGCCGCCTGCCGGTCTATCCGTAACACCGGCAATAAAACCCCCATCCTGATGCTGACCGCCCGCTCCCGGGAGGATGACCGGGTGCGCGGGCTGGACCTGGGCGCAGATGACTATCTGGTGAAGCCGTTCAGCTACCCGGAACTTTTCGCCCGCATCCGGGCGCTCATCCGCCGTGCTGGTAATCAATATGATTCGGTTATCACCGCCGGCCTTCTGGTCATGGATACCGCCGCCCGGAAGGTGGTATACGATGGGAAACAGATTGAACTGACCGCCAGGGAATATGCCGTACTGGAATACCTGTCCCTCAACAAGGGCAATGTGGTAACCCGGGAAATGCTGGAACACCAGCTCTGGGACTGTGAATCCGGTGCTTTCTCCAACGTCATTGAAGTCATGATCTGCCACATCCGCCGGAAATTATGCCCCTCCGGTGAGAGGGAAACGGTGGTAAAAACGGTCAAAGGACTGGGCTATGTTATCCGCGATTCGTAA
- a CDS encoding HAMP domain-containing sensor histidine kinase has protein sequence MLSAIRKRFSSLTWRFLGVYLLSLVVILATFVWLITAINTQQAYNAINRTLEVGPGYLDGFSADNTLAPPNSYYTGERVITEFVPFGDRSANGVSVDGVLFKYLMTAPDVMATTTTNSDQISLYRSDFPRTFELGFTNMNAYRIFYYYPVPGFDNVVLVASVDGQTVQTLEAADRTLTQAVYLLPVLLILAAVFGQFVARKAVAPVLTIARATESMSEKNLSERVWRVSSSDEIGRLAHSFNRMADRLEQAFTAQKLFISDAAHELRTPLASMKTAVTYALSRPDIAPEHQQLLIGLSTRVETMEHLVNELLLQARVDENRTLAAGIPVSVAVIVTEAADIFQPLFEENGITFTLDTPDKASTVRGDGKQLFRLISNLLDNAAKNTPAGREVTLELTAEEGEAVIRVRDTGRGIAPEHLNRIFDRFYKVSAERSPESGFGLGLSICRGIAARHGGSIAVESEPGRGTVFTVRLPLAKG, from the coding sequence ATGTTATCCGCGATTCGTAAGCGATTCAGCAGTCTCACCTGGCGCTTTCTGGGAGTGTATCTGCTGTCGCTGGTGGTCATACTGGCAACCTTCGTCTGGCTCATCACCGCCATCAACACCCAGCAGGCATACAACGCCATCAACAGGACTCTGGAAGTTGGGCCGGGCTACCTTGACGGCTTCAGCGCAGATAATACCCTGGCACCGCCGAATTCCTATTATACGGGGGAGAGGGTAATTACCGAATTCGTTCCTTTTGGTGACCGATCCGCCAACGGTGTTTCAGTAGACGGAGTCCTGTTTAAATACTTAATGACAGCCCCGGACGTAATGGCAACCACCACCACAAATTCTGATCAAATCTCTCTATACCGCTCCGACTTCCCCAGAACCTTTGAACTTGGTTTTACCAACATGAACGCCTACCGTATCTTTTACTACTACCCGGTACCCGGTTTTGACAACGTGGTACTGGTGGCCTCAGTGGACGGCCAGACGGTCCAGACGCTGGAAGCCGCTGACCGCACCCTCACCCAGGCTGTTTATCTCCTACCGGTTCTTTTGATTCTGGCCGCTGTCTTCGGACAGTTCGTCGCCCGGAAAGCGGTCGCCCCGGTGCTGACCATCGCCCGGGCCACGGAATCCATGAGTGAAAAGAACCTGTCCGAAAGGGTCTGGCGCGTTTCGTCATCGGACGAAATTGGCCGCCTGGCGCATTCCTTCAACCGCATGGCTGACCGGCTGGAACAGGCCTTCACCGCCCAAAAACTCTTCATATCCGATGCCGCCCACGAACTCCGGACACCGCTGGCTTCCATGAAAACCGCCGTCACCTACGCCCTCAGCCGTCCAGACATCGCACCGGAACACCAGCAGCTGCTTATCGGGTTGTCAACACGAGTAGAAACGATGGAACACCTGGTCAATGAGTTGCTCCTCCAGGCCAGAGTAGATGAGAACCGGACTTTAGCCGCGGGTATTCCGGTAAGTGTCGCCGTCATCGTTACCGAAGCCGCCGATATCTTCCAGCCGCTGTTTGAAGAAAACGGCATCACATTTACCCTGGACACCCCGGACAAGGCCTCGACAGTCAGGGGCGACGGCAAGCAACTGTTCCGGCTGATTTCCAACCTGCTGGACAACGCCGCCAAAAACACCCCCGCCGGCAGAGAGGTGACATTGGAACTGACGGCGGAAGAAGGGGAAGCCGTCATCAGGGTGCGGGATACCGGTCGCGGTATCGCCCCGGAACATCTGAACCGAATATTTGACCGTTTCTATAAGGTTTCGGCCGAGCGTTCACCGGAATCCGGCTTCGGCCTGGGCCTATCCATCTGCCGCGGCATCGCCGCCCGTCATGGCGGCAGCATTGCAGTGGAGAGCGAACCAGGCAGGGGCACCGTCTTCACCGTCCGCTTGCCGCTGGCCAAAGGATAA
- a CDS encoding ABC transporter permease subunit: MNNENPKGRMIATEYFKLTRNKTVIIILLVMIVFVALFATVPGNEYKVMADSFERLTEFDIAAVDRGSPVILSEWPESYDPEDYPLVDSQGKLIPENAEVYKRFIREHYQAKIDALTAEGGRYEMTSLLSQGARQGAGILAVLSLVMAVNLVAGEFNSGSYRVMVSRGVRRHRIMTAKILVSAALAVVFTVITTVTLLITIRLFYDGFGAIHPATLSLGIVWNVFWVFGLIAVAYMALGGFLGIFLASPGSAVMVGIVIGLVSTSFFSVTPCGQGLFATISPATMGYNFGSIMHYMWPGQEFIGGASGQNVVIVGGSAQTVECFRGVGPAVALVLAYISLFTALVYGIFQRKELKE, translated from the coding sequence TTGAACAATGAAAATCCAAAAGGGCGCATGATCGCCACCGAATATTTCAAGCTGACCAGAAACAAAACGGTTATCATCATTCTGTTGGTTATGATTGTATTCGTTGCTCTGTTTGCGACGGTTCCGGGCAACGAGTACAAAGTCATGGCCGACAGTTTTGAGCGCCTGACCGAATTTGATATTGCGGCAGTAGACCGTGGGTCCCCGGTTATTCTCAGTGAGTGGCCGGAGAGTTATGACCCTGAGGATTATCCCCTGGTTGATTCCCAGGGTAAGCTGATACCGGAAAACGCCGAAGTCTATAAACGGTTTATCCGGGAACATTATCAGGCGAAGATAGACGCTCTGACAGCCGAAGGAGGGCGGTACGAAATGACCAGCCTTCTGTCCCAAGGGGCCCGCCAGGGCGCCGGGATACTGGCTGTGTTGAGCCTGGTGATGGCAGTCAACCTTGTCGCCGGTGAGTTCAACAGCGGGTCTTACCGTGTGATGGTCAGCCGGGGTGTCAGAAGGCACCGCATAATGACGGCCAAGATACTTGTTTCTGCGGCATTGGCGGTTGTTTTCACAGTCATTACCACAGTCACCCTGCTTATTACGATACGGCTGTTTTATGATGGGTTCGGAGCGATTCACCCGGCGACACTGTCATTGGGCATCGTCTGGAACGTATTTTGGGTCTTTGGTCTTATTGCTGTGGCATACATGGCTTTAGGGGGATTTTTAGGTATATTCCTGGCCTCCCCCGGTTCGGCGGTGATGGTCGGCATTGTCATCGGCCTTGTTTCCACCAGTTTCTTTTCAGTCACCCCCTGTGGTCAGGGACTTTTCGCCACCATCTCCCCGGCAACCATGGGATATAACTTTGGAAGTATCATGCATTATATGTGGCCGGGGCAGGAATTCATCGGCGGCGCATCCGGGCAAAATGTCGTTATCGTGGGTGGTTCCGCCCAAACTGTGGAGTGTTTTCGGGGGGTTGGTCCGGCCGTTGCCCTGGTACTGGCCTATATCAGTCTGTTCACCGCCCTTGTTTATGGTATCTTCCAGCGGAAAGAATTGAAAGAGTAA